A genomic region of Candidatus Binatota bacterium contains the following coding sequences:
- a CDS encoding methyltransferase domain-containing protein: protein MQACLSSSGKVARRCKPTNAVFILYKSICGPCFIGRSDDLRTGSPGRDLDSGSGILPGTGGVGKGRGMRRRGQLRDGGLPFCNGLDNFMPPIVYAAGGPPGKGLNLNVGAMRIHDWTGFAALGAGVLALVEVFRGHGAWALGWLLAYAALAGLTRWLAVRYPSPMPHMLRWSLLVPRGNQSPGHLRGVLEPRDGERILEIGPGIGIHTVPMAQALAPAGTLDVLDVQQDMLDDVTRRAEAAGVTNITAQLGDAQELPYPDGVFDAAYLLGVLGEIPDEQAALRELRRVLKPTGRLVIGEVLFDPDCVLFGSLKKRTAQASFAFERRLGGFFSYLARFKPA, encoded by the coding sequence ATGCAGGCCTGCTTGTCTTCTTCGGGCAAGGTAGCCAGGCGTTGCAAGCCGACGAACGCGGTCTTTATTCTGTACAAATCCATATGTGGGCCCTGTTTTATTGGTCGTTCAGACGATCTGCGCACGGGAAGTCCGGGCAGGGATCTCGACTCAGGATCTGGCATTCTGCCGGGTACGGGCGGCGTCGGCAAGGGGCGAGGCATGCGGCGGCGCGGGCAATTGCGGGACGGCGGCCTTCCCTTTTGCAACGGACTGGATAATTTTATGCCACCGATCGTCTACGCTGCTGGTGGGCCTCCGGGGAAGGGATTAAATTTAAACGTGGGGGCGATGAGGATTCACGACTGGACAGGTTTTGCCGCGCTTGGTGCGGGAGTGCTGGCGCTTGTCGAAGTTTTTCGTGGCCACGGTGCCTGGGCGCTTGGCTGGCTGCTGGCCTACGCGGCGCTTGCCGGCCTGACCAGGTGGCTGGCCGTCCGCTATCCGTCCCCCATGCCGCACATGTTGCGCTGGAGCCTGTTGGTTCCCAGGGGCAACCAGTCGCCGGGGCATCTACGCGGGGTTCTTGAACCGCGCGACGGCGAGCGCATCCTCGAGATCGGGCCGGGTATCGGCATCCATACTGTACCGATGGCCCAGGCCCTGGCTCCCGCTGGAACACTGGACGTCCTTGACGTGCAGCAGGATATGCTCGACGACGTCACGCGGCGGGCCGAGGCGGCCGGGGTAACCAACATCACGGCGCAACTGGGCGACGCGCAGGAGCTTCCGTATCCCGATGGTGTTTTCGACGCCGCCTACCTCCTTGGCGTACTCGGCGAGATCCCCGACGAACAGGCCGCCCTGCGAGAGTTGCGCCGGGTGCTGAAACCGACCGGCCGCCTGGTAATAGGCGAGGTCCTGTTCGACCCCGACTGCGTGTTGTTCGGTTCGCTCAAGAAACGAACAGCGCAGGCGTCTTTCGCGTTCGAGCGCAGGCTGGGAGGATTTTTCTCCTACCTGGCGAGATTCAAACCCGCGTGA
- a CDS encoding class I SAM-dependent methyltransferase yields the protein MDLYRIKTAFVGLQRLATLPEEDKQACIDAYKFFQRMQAGEETETADETKAVADYYKVLNNMLSIFDLEKLYIPPQLDESLGLYGNQLLCEQALLKELDLDDPDESHLLDMGCGRGRISHYFASMTGGQVSGYNIDPDQIENAIDWAAECEMSDQLHFKVGNHHDPLDYEAGTFDGCFSFQAVWPFFKKEELDDHAQEMYRVLKPGARYACSEYLLTPYFDWDNEEHAALHRTFLPTLAATQSMYPADVCAALERAGFEILVSAPSKSEAWPLCEQKRNLIFMGRRAVRALEAIRVLPPWVEESLDLLQTGGEAWTTAEKAKIADLNWRIVAKKH from the coding sequence ATGGATTTGTACAGAATAAAGACCGCGTTCGTCGGCTTGCAACGCCTGGCTACCTTGCCCGAAGAAGACAAGCAGGCCTGCATCGACGCCTATAAATTTTTCCAACGCATGCAGGCCGGCGAAGAAACCGAGACGGCCGACGAGACCAAGGCGGTAGCCGACTACTACAAGGTCTTGAACAACATGCTGTCGATCTTCGACCTCGAAAAACTCTACATACCTCCACAGCTCGACGAATCGCTGGGCCTGTACGGCAACCAGTTGTTGTGCGAGCAGGCGCTGCTGAAGGAACTCGACCTCGACGACCCCGACGAATCGCACCTGCTGGACATGGGCTGCGGCAGGGGGAGAATCTCGCATTACTTTGCCTCCATGACCGGCGGCCAGGTGTCGGGCTACAACATCGACCCCGACCAGATCGAGAACGCGATCGACTGGGCGGCGGAATGCGAGATGAGCGACCAGCTGCACTTCAAGGTGGGCAATCACCACGACCCGCTCGACTACGAAGCGGGCACGTTCGACGGCTGCTTCTCCTTCCAGGCGGTCTGGCCCTTCTTCAAGAAGGAGGAGCTCGACGATCACGCGCAGGAGATGTACCGGGTGTTGAAACCAGGAGCTCGCTACGCCTGTTCAGAGTACCTGCTCACGCCGTATTTCGATTGGGACAACGAAGAACACGCGGCGCTTCACAGGACTTTTCTTCCAACTCTTGCGGCCACCCAGTCGATGTACCCGGCAGACGTCTGCGCTGCGCTTGAACGAGCCGGCTTTGAAATCCTCGTTTCGGCGCCTTCGAAGAGCGAAGCCTGGCCGCTGTGCGAGCAGAAGCGCAACTTGATCTTCATGGGTCGAAGAGCCGTCAGGGCCCTTGAGGCCATACGCGTTCTGCCCCCGTGGGTCGAAGAATCGCTCGACCTGCTGCAAACCGGTGGCGAAGCGTGGACGACTGCCGAGAAAGCCAAGATCGCCGACCTCAACTGGCGGATCGTCGCCAAGAAGCACTGA
- a CDS encoding redoxin domain-containing protein — translation MRRWEELRSEFDERDIQVVTVSAESPEDIQDRYRNHSLQAIMIADRDLVVTDAFGLRNLGAHSGPLTVDGLAVPTSLLIDGEGRVLWVDQAENYQRRNGPEVVLAALERHLD, via the coding sequence TTGCGGCGATGGGAAGAGCTTCGCAGCGAGTTCGACGAGCGTGACATCCAGGTGGTGACGGTCAGCGCCGAGAGTCCCGAGGACATCCAGGATCGCTATCGGAATCACAGCCTGCAGGCGATCATGATCGCCGATCGTGATCTCGTGGTGACCGACGCGTTCGGCCTGCGCAACCTGGGCGCCCACTCGGGTCCGCTCACAGTCGATGGGCTTGCGGTCCCGACATCGCTGCTGATCGATGGCGAGGGCAGGGTGCTGTGGGTGGACCAGGCCGAGAACTACCAGCGCCGCAATGGTCCCGAGGTGGTCCTGGCTGCGCTGGAGCGACACCTGGACTGA